Proteins from a genomic interval of Micromonospora sp. NBC_00389:
- a CDS encoding HelD family protein, which yields MPALDLDTHLDTDLAAERAHLATSRAALRRMRERAEALFATGDQVAGDAYAAETLGRTLARRVAELADDPTTPLFFGRLDFGGTTDSGTPDGTTTTRTTADSGPAPDAIEIAGSGTTGGAGKTGSTSPTGSAGTTGSTGSTGSTGTTGSAGTTGSTSPTGGSGSGSGSGSGSGSDHDGRRYHVGRRHVSDELGEPLVLDWRAPVSRSFYRASARDPQGVAVRRRFGFSNGVLTSFEDERLDRGEELGTTSRILTAEIERPRVGPMRDIVATIQPEQDELVRADLADSICVQGAPGTGKTAVGLHRAAYLLYLHRERLRRAGVLIVGPNRAFLSYIAAVLPALGEVEVEQATVEELISRVPVRAVEPSAVAALKHDVRMASVLRRAVQAQIGTPTDPITVSDGSFRWRIGLEPLHRIVEETRREGLPYGTGRERVRARVVSLLQRQAEARRAESPSDAWLRRMGRCRQVADFLDAVWPALTPEGLVHGLLADPARLAAAADGLLSDAEQALLVWAKPARTAKATRWTAADAVLVDEAAGLLERPSGFGHVVVDEAQDLSPMQCRAIARRSEHGSVTLLGDLAQGTAPWAATDWRESLAHLGKPDAVVVPLTIGFRVPAAVVAFANQLLPALAVDVPPAESLRHDGGLDVRTVTDLTAATVAEVRAALAHDGSVGVIAADDAVDGLRAALAAVGVPTATADDVADLARVTVVPATLVKGLEYDHVVVVEPAAIVAAEPRGLHRLYVVLTRAVSRLAVLHHEPLPAPLLTGSATGES from the coding sequence ATGCCCGCACTTGACCTCGACACCCACCTCGACACGGATCTGGCCGCCGAGCGCGCACACCTCGCCACCTCACGGGCGGCGCTGCGAAGGATGCGCGAGCGGGCCGAGGCCCTCTTCGCCACGGGTGACCAGGTGGCCGGCGACGCCTACGCCGCGGAGACGCTCGGCCGCACGCTGGCCCGCCGGGTGGCCGAGCTGGCCGACGACCCGACCACGCCCCTCTTCTTCGGCCGCCTCGACTTCGGCGGGACCACGGACAGCGGGACCCCTGATGGCACGACCACGACCAGAACAACGGCGGACAGCGGCCCAGCCCCGGACGCGATCGAGATTGCCGGATCAGGCACGACCGGCGGCGCTGGCAAAACCGGCAGCACGAGCCCAACCGGCAGCGCCGGCACAACTGGCAGCACGGGCTCAACCGGCAGCACGGGCACAACCGGCAGCGCCGGCACAACCGGCAGCACGAGCCCGACCGGCGGCAGCGGCAGCGGCAGCGGCAGCGGCAGCGGCAGCGGCAGCGATCATGACGGGCGGCGCTATCACGTGGGGCGGCGGCATGTCAGTGATGAGCTGGGCGAGCCGTTGGTGCTGGACTGGCGGGCACCGGTTTCGCGGTCGTTCTACCGGGCCAGTGCTCGGGATCCGCAGGGGGTGGCGGTCCGGCGCCGGTTCGGGTTCAGCAACGGGGTGTTGACCAGCTTCGAGGATGAGCGGCTGGACCGGGGCGAGGAGCTGGGCACGACGAGCCGGATCCTCACGGCCGAGATCGAGCGGCCGCGCGTGGGGCCGATGCGGGACATCGTTGCCACCATCCAGCCGGAGCAGGACGAACTGGTCCGGGCCGACCTGGCCGACTCGATCTGCGTGCAGGGCGCGCCGGGCACCGGGAAGACCGCCGTCGGTCTGCACCGGGCCGCGTACCTGCTCTACCTGCACCGGGAGCGGTTGCGGCGGGCGGGTGTGCTGATCGTCGGGCCGAACCGGGCGTTCCTGTCGTACATCGCGGCGGTGCTGCCGGCGCTGGGCGAGGTCGAGGTCGAGCAGGCCACGGTGGAGGAGCTGATCTCCCGGGTGCCGGTCCGGGCGGTCGAGCCGTCGGCGGTCGCCGCACTCAAGCACGACGTGCGGATGGCCAGTGTGCTGCGCCGAGCGGTGCAGGCACAGATCGGTACGCCGACCGATCCGATCACCGTGTCGGACGGCTCGTTCCGGTGGCGGATCGGCCTGGAGCCGCTGCACCGGATTGTCGAGGAGACCCGTCGGGAGGGGCTGCCGTACGGCACCGGCCGGGAGCGGGTCCGGGCGCGAGTGGTGAGCCTGCTGCAACGGCAGGCCGAGGCACGCCGGGCGGAGTCGCCCAGCGACGCCTGGCTGCGCCGGATGGGCCGGTGCCGACAGGTAGCCGACTTCCTGGACGCGGTCTGGCCGGCGCTCACCCCCGAAGGGCTGGTGCACGGCCTGCTGGCCGACCCGGCCCGGCTCGCCGCCGCGGCGGACGGACTGCTCAGCGACGCCGAGCAGGCGCTGCTGGTCTGGGCGAAGCCGGCCCGTACCGCGAAGGCGACCCGCTGGACCGCCGCCGACGCGGTGCTGGTCGACGAGGCGGCCGGGCTGCTGGAGCGGCCCTCCGGGTTCGGGCACGTGGTGGTGGACGAGGCGCAGGACCTCTCCCCGATGCAGTGCCGGGCCATCGCCCGACGTAGCGAGCACGGCTCGGTCACTCTCCTCGGTGACCTCGCCCAGGGCACCGCACCGTGGGCGGCGACCGACTGGCGGGAGTCCCTGGCCCACCTGGGCAAGCCGGACGCCGTGGTGGTGCCACTGACGATCGGCTTCCGGGTGCCCGCCGCGGTGGTCGCGTTCGCCAATCAACTGCTGCCGGCGCTCGCGGTGGACGTACCCCCGGCAGAGTCGCTGCGCCACGATGGCGGCCTGGACGTGCGTACCGTGACCGACCTGACCGCGGCGACGGTGGCCGAGGTGCGCGCGGCGCTCGCGCACGACGGCTCGGTCGGCGTGATCGCCGCGGACGACGCGGTCGACGGGCTGCGCGCGGCGCTGGCCGCGGTCGGCGTCCCGACCGCGACCGCCGACGACGTGGCCGACCTGGCGCGGGTCACCGTGGTGCCCGCGACGCTGGTCAAGGGCCTGGAGTACGACCACGTGGTGGTGGTCGAGCCGGCCGCGATCGTCGCGGCCGAGCCGCGCGGGCTGCACCGGCTGTACGTGGTGCTCACCCGGGCGGTGTCGCGGCTCGCGGTGCTGCACCACGAGCCGCTGCCCGCGCCGCTCCTGACCGGGTCAGCGACCGGAGAGAGCTGA
- a CDS encoding HNH endonuclease signature motif containing protein, whose translation MLRALEQAGGAVDDCADVAPWALSDDELLASLDATHAVAQRLATVQLGLVRELDARGLAVARGASSTAVWLRERLRLSGRSARQLVELAAAVDAAPSAVRDAMRTGAITVEQGRVLAETISALPAEAGPEVADKATQLLVAWADRFDPAILRRLGERVLTHVAPDLADQAELAALERAADRAEARRHVTLSDQQDGQVRLSGSLDTETASLLREAIGPLCAPAGAHDDRSPGQRRADALGEICRLALRTGHLPDSGGDRPQLVVTVSLDALVNGVRAGALETGAHLTPGAVRRLACDAAVLPAVLGGNSQVLDVGRQRRLFTGPLRRALVLRDGGCAFPGCDRPSRWCDGHHVQHWADGGATALGNAVLLCGHHHRLLHQGDWTVRIAADGQADFLPPSWLDPLRTPRRNLYHRRC comes from the coding sequence ATGTTGAGGGCGTTGGAGCAGGCCGGCGGGGCCGTCGACGACTGCGCCGACGTCGCCCCGTGGGCGCTCTCCGACGACGAGTTGCTGGCATCACTGGACGCGACGCACGCGGTGGCGCAGCGGCTGGCCACCGTCCAGCTGGGGCTGGTGCGCGAGCTGGACGCCCGCGGCCTGGCGGTCGCCCGCGGCGCCTCATCCACCGCCGTCTGGCTCCGGGAGCGACTCCGGCTCTCGGGTCGATCCGCCCGCCAGCTGGTCGAGCTCGCGGCCGCCGTCGACGCCGCGCCGTCGGCAGTGCGCGATGCGATGCGGACGGGCGCCATCACCGTGGAGCAGGGCCGGGTGCTCGCGGAGACGATCTCGGCCCTTCCGGCCGAAGCGGGGCCGGAGGTCGCCGACAAGGCCACCCAACTGCTGGTCGCCTGGGCTGACCGGTTCGACCCGGCGATCCTGCGCCGTCTCGGGGAACGCGTGCTCACGCACGTCGCACCGGATCTGGCCGACCAGGCCGAGCTGGCGGCCCTCGAACGGGCCGCCGACCGCGCCGAGGCCCGCCGGCACGTCACCCTCTCCGACCAGCAGGATGGGCAGGTACGCCTCAGCGGGAGCCTCGACACCGAGACCGCCAGCCTGCTCCGCGAAGCGATCGGGCCGCTCTGCGCACCGGCCGGTGCGCACGACGACCGCAGTCCCGGTCAGCGCCGGGCGGACGCGCTCGGCGAAATCTGTCGGCTGGCGCTGCGCACCGGCCACCTGCCGGACAGCGGCGGCGACCGACCACAGCTCGTGGTGACCGTCTCCCTGGACGCGCTGGTCAACGGCGTCCGCGCTGGCGCACTGGAGACCGGCGCACACCTGACGCCCGGCGCGGTGCGCCGCCTCGCCTGCGACGCCGCCGTGCTGCCGGCCGTGCTGGGCGGCAACAGTCAGGTGCTGGACGTAGGGCGTCAGCGCCGACTCTTCACCGGCCCGTTGCGCCGGGCACTGGTGCTGCGCGACGGCGGCTGCGCCTTCCCAGGCTGCGATCGGCCATCCCGCTGGTGCGACGGCCACCACGTCCAGCACTGGGCCGACGGCGGGGCAACGGCGCTGGGCAACGCCGTCCTGCTCTGCGGCCACCACCACCGGCTCCTCCATCAGGGCGACTGGACGGTCCGTATCGCGGCGGACGGCCAGGCCGACTTCCTCCCGCCCAGCTGGCTTGACCCGCTCCGCACCCCGCGCCGCAACCTCTACCACCGGCGGTGCTGA
- a CDS encoding ArsR/SmtB family transcription factor — MTEARPESRRMTISDPQVMRALAHPARIAIMEYLSSREGGGTATELAEIAGLSPSATSYHVRALAKFGLVEQAPSRGDARERVWRAVSPSVMFDAGRAAGPEARAAEQALVEAHVARDMERTRDWLRRAGSEPPEWYEVALFSDALLLLTAEEMAGVNEAVSALLEPYRQRRRRADPPAGARTVSVQYHVVPLP, encoded by the coding sequence ATGACCGAGGCCCGTCCCGAGTCGCGTCGGATGACGATCAGTGACCCGCAGGTGATGCGGGCGCTGGCCCATCCGGCCCGAATCGCGATCATGGAATACCTGAGCAGTCGGGAGGGTGGTGGGACCGCCACCGAGCTCGCGGAGATCGCCGGGCTGTCGCCGAGTGCGACCAGCTACCACGTGCGAGCGTTGGCGAAGTTCGGCCTGGTCGAGCAGGCGCCGAGCCGGGGTGACGCGCGGGAGCGGGTGTGGCGCGCGGTCAGCCCCAGCGTCATGTTCGACGCGGGCCGTGCGGCCGGGCCGGAGGCGCGCGCGGCCGAGCAGGCGCTGGTCGAGGCGCATGTGGCCCGCGACATGGAGCGGACCCGGGACTGGTTGCGGCGCGCCGGGAGCGAGCCGCCCGAGTGGTACGAGGTGGCGCTGTTCAGCGACGCGCTGCTGCTGCTCACCGCAGAGGAGATGGCCGGGGTGAACGAGGCGGTCTCGGCGCTGCTGGAGCCGTACCGCCAGCGCCGGCGCCGGGCCGATCCGCCGGCGGGTGCGCGGACCGTCTCGGTGCAGTACCACGTGGTGCCGCTGCCATAG
- a CDS encoding MFS transporter — protein MSFTTVESRWPDVWLAATARGTTICGDFLAATALALALQGAGAGGLAVSGLLLAATLPLVVLAPLAGRLADRVDSRTLLVTVGLAQAAICVLLALADHPVLVVGLVTLLACGLAVTQPCLAALLPAMVRPDDLPRASAISQTAVSLGALGGPVLAGLLVGQFGTRVPLLLDAATYLALVVAGLLLRTRRGGRRIAATPANPRVAALGWRLRRDPLMLVMVVSTAVVIAAIGGINVVEVFFIRETLNGSPTTYGLVSAAWMAGMLPGGWLAARLANRLTDDAALVRGVLATLAGCSLMVLFGAMVPAASLLVPLWLVAGAANGGENVFANLLTARRVPEAMRARAYASYGAAVQGGSMVGFLIGGALLTAVPPRPLIAAAGLAGLLVVLVFVPVVARAVRRPSPDDPGGRQHQRSAGADAGLATSGRPAEPAPEAGDTVGSWLSASHVHGSGTSSS, from the coding sequence ATGTCCTTCACAACCGTCGAGTCGCGCTGGCCGGACGTCTGGCTCGCCGCCACAGCGCGGGGCACCACGATCTGCGGCGACTTCCTCGCCGCCACCGCCCTCGCGCTGGCCCTGCAGGGCGCCGGAGCCGGCGGGCTCGCCGTGTCAGGGCTGCTGCTCGCGGCCACCCTGCCCCTGGTGGTGCTCGCCCCGCTCGCCGGCCGGCTCGCTGACCGGGTGGACAGCCGCACTCTGCTGGTGACCGTCGGGCTGGCCCAGGCCGCGATCTGCGTGCTGCTCGCCCTCGCCGACCACCCGGTCCTGGTGGTCGGGCTCGTCACGCTGCTCGCGTGCGGGCTCGCGGTGACTCAGCCCTGCCTGGCGGCGCTGCTGCCGGCGATGGTCCGCCCCGACGACCTGCCGCGGGCGAGCGCGATCAGCCAGACCGCTGTCTCCCTCGGGGCGCTCGGCGGGCCGGTGCTGGCCGGGCTGCTGGTGGGGCAGTTCGGCACCCGCGTACCGCTGCTGCTCGACGCCGCGACCTACCTGGCACTGGTGGTCGCCGGCCTGCTGCTGCGGACCCGGCGCGGTGGTCGGCGGATCGCCGCCACCCCGGCCAACCCACGCGTGGCAGCCCTCGGCTGGCGGCTGCGCCGGGACCCGCTGATGCTCGTCATGGTGGTCAGTACCGCCGTGGTGATCGCGGCGATCGGCGGTATCAACGTGGTCGAGGTCTTCTTCATCCGGGAGACCCTGAACGGCTCGCCCACCACCTACGGGCTGGTCAGTGCCGCCTGGATGGCCGGCATGCTGCCCGGTGGCTGGCTGGCCGCCCGGCTCGCCAACCGGCTCACCGACGACGCTGCGCTGGTCCGTGGGGTGCTGGCCACGCTGGCCGGTTGCAGCCTCATGGTGCTGTTCGGCGCGATGGTGCCGGCGGCCAGCCTGCTGGTGCCGCTCTGGCTGGTGGCGGGCGCGGCCAACGGCGGCGAGAACGTCTTCGCCAACCTGCTCACCGCTCGCCGGGTGCCGGAGGCGATGCGCGCTCGGGCGTACGCGAGCTACGGCGCGGCGGTGCAGGGAGGCTCGATGGTCGGTTTCCTGATCGGCGGTGCGCTGCTGACGGCCGTCCCGCCCCGACCGCTGATCGCCGCCGCCGGCCTGGCCGGGCTCCTGGTGGTGCTGGTCTTCGTGCCGGTGGTCGCCCGGGCGGTACGCCGCCCGTCGCCGGATGACCCGGGCGGACGGCAACACCAGCGGTCGGCGGGGGCGGATGCGGGGTTGGCCACTTCGGGCCGGCCCGCCGAGCCGGCGCCAGAGGCCGGGGATACGGTCGGGTCATGGCTGAGCGCATCGCACGTCCACGGGTCGGGCACATCCAGTTCCTGA